Proteins encoded within one genomic window of Streptomyces sp. NBC_00523:
- a CDS encoding GNAT family N-acetyltransferase — protein sequence MARWVQRTGAEALLARRDGIRRTYAEAFAGPPWHEDPDQADGYVQRLAEDAARPGFRAALALDGVPEEPDAASVVGFATAWTTASPFPSARGYAAVASVLGPDRTADWLVGGLEVDELALSPHARGTGLAAALLESVTASAPGGRCWLLTSAGAGPAVRLYRRLGWRRVPGPAGGPDIAVFLGPGHPALRDPALRVGP from the coding sequence ATGGCCAGGTGGGTCCAGCGGACGGGCGCCGAGGCGCTGTTGGCGCGGCGGGACGGCATACGGCGGACCTACGCGGAGGCGTTCGCGGGCCCGCCGTGGCACGAGGACCCGGATCAGGCCGACGGCTACGTCCAGCGCCTGGCGGAGGACGCCGCCCGTCCCGGATTCAGGGCCGCGCTGGCGCTGGACGGCGTCCCGGAGGAGCCGGACGCCGCCTCGGTGGTGGGGTTCGCGACGGCCTGGACCACCGCCTCCCCCTTCCCGTCCGCCCGGGGCTACGCGGCCGTCGCCTCGGTCCTGGGCCCCGACCGGACGGCGGACTGGCTCGTCGGCGGGCTGGAGGTGGACGAACTCGCGCTCAGCCCGCACGCCCGGGGGACCGGCCTGGCGGCCGCGCTCCTGGAGTCCGTCACCGCGTCCGCGCCCGGGGGCCGCTGCTGGCTGCTGACCTCGGCGGGCGCCGGGCCCGCGGTGCGGCTCTACCGGCGGCTCGGCTGGCGCCGGGTGCCCGGCCCCGCGGGCGGCCCGGACATCGCCGTGTTCCTCGGGCCCGGGCATCCGGCGCTGCGGGACCCCGCCCTGCGCGTCGGGCCATAA
- a CDS encoding DUF192 domain-containing protein, with protein sequence MARWRDGAGTLTITDRDGVTETRVPLRIAASYRHRARGLLGRDGVDGALMITPCGSVHSFRMRFTIDVAYLDRRFNVLAVHTMKPGRLGLPRPRGRHVIEAEAGAMAAWGLRPGVQVRVEQAPRGL encoded by the coding sequence ATGGCTCGATGGCGCGATGGCGCGGGGACCTTGACGATCACGGACCGGGACGGGGTGACCGAGACCCGGGTGCCGCTGCGGATCGCGGCCTCCTACCGGCACCGGGCGCGCGGGCTGCTCGGCCGGGACGGGGTCGACGGGGCGCTGATGATCACGCCGTGCGGGAGCGTGCACTCCTTCCGGATGCGGTTCACGATCGATGTGGCCTACCTGGACCGGAGGTTCAACGTGCTGGCGGTCCACACGATGAAGCCGGGCCGGCTCGGCCTGCCCCGGCCGCGCGGCCGCCATGTGATCGAGGCGGAGGCGGGCGCGATGGCGGCGTGGGGGCTGCGGCCGGGCGTGCAGGTCCGGGTCGAGCAGGCTCCGCGCGGTCTATAG
- a CDS encoding prepilin peptidase produces the protein MYAMLIGVAALWGAATGLLVPRAAYRFSVPPGDPWRDACPAGHPLTGAARAWLGATRCGGCAEGTVAEVRTGAPAPAPPEDAPTPRYAPHRLAPVVTALACAALAWSTGTRPELAAWLVLAPVAVLLASIDHRVHRLPDGLTLPAAGASAVLLGLAALLPEHAGSWLSALLGGLVLGAFYFLLFLVNPRGMGFGDVKLALSLGTVLGWYGWPVVFAGGFAGFLFGAVYGAALVALRRADRKTGIPFGPFMIAGAFLGLVFGGLAA, from the coding sequence GTGTACGCCATGCTGATAGGAGTCGCCGCACTCTGGGGCGCCGCGACCGGGCTCCTGGTCCCGCGCGCCGCCTACCGGTTCTCCGTTCCGCCCGGCGACCCCTGGCGCGACGCCTGCCCGGCGGGCCACCCGCTCACCGGCGCCGCCCGCGCCTGGCTGGGCGCGACGCGCTGCGGCGGGTGCGCGGAGGGGACGGTCGCGGAGGTCCGTACGGGCGCGCCCGCCCCCGCACCGCCCGAGGACGCGCCCACCCCCCGTTACGCCCCCCACCGCCTCGCCCCCGTCGTCACCGCGCTCGCCTGCGCCGCCCTCGCCTGGTCCACCGGCACGCGCCCCGAGCTGGCGGCCTGGCTGGTGCTCGCCCCGGTCGCCGTGCTCCTCGCGAGCATCGACCACCGCGTGCACCGGCTGCCGGACGGGCTGACCCTGCCGGCCGCCGGAGCCTCCGCCGTACTCCTGGGCCTGGCGGCCCTGCTGCCGGAACACGCGGGCTCCTGGCTCTCCGCCCTCCTCGGCGGGCTCGTCCTGGGCGCGTTCTACTTCCTGCTCTTCCTCGTCAACCCGCGCGGCATGGGCTTCGGCGACGTCAAACTCGCCCTCTCCCTGGGCACGGTCCTCGGCTGGTACGGCTGGCCCGTCGTCTTCGCGGGAGGCTTCGCCGGCTTCCTCTTCGGCGCGGTGTACGGGGCGGCGCTCGTCGCACTGCGCCGCGCGGACCGCAAGACGGGCATCCCGTTCGGCCCGTTCATGATCGCGGGGGCCTTCCTGGGGCTGGTCTTCGGGGGACTGGCGGCCTGA
- a CDS encoding CGNR zinc finger domain-containing protein produces the protein MTTHGKDTLEIRPLEPLAVEFTSSWHYEAGALIDEVGTPHGLAHWIGAYRPRLGMGADSRVEVGAPDVTTARAVREAVRDLLDALVDRGRPPAASLGLVTERARGVRHAAVTWPDTGPRLEWPDGVRVMDVVAAQVCASATRLLTSPRRELLRRCPAPSCVLFFSALRTGQQWCSPACGNRARVARHSARTR, from the coding sequence ATGACGACACACGGCAAGGACACGCTCGAAATCCGCCCCCTCGAGCCCCTGGCGGTCGAGTTCACCAGCTCGTGGCATTACGAGGCGGGCGCCCTGATCGACGAGGTCGGCACCCCGCACGGGCTGGCCCACTGGATCGGCGCGTACCGCCCGCGCCTCGGCATGGGCGCCGACAGTCGCGTGGAGGTGGGCGCGCCGGACGTCACGACCGCGCGCGCCGTCCGCGAGGCCGTACGGGACCTGCTCGACGCCCTGGTCGACCGAGGGCGTCCGCCCGCCGCGTCCCTCGGCCTGGTGACCGAGCGGGCGCGGGGCGTCCGGCATGCCGCGGTCACCTGGCCGGACACCGGGCCGCGGCTCGAATGGCCGGACGGGGTGCGGGTGATGGACGTCGTGGCCGCCCAGGTCTGCGCCTCGGCCACCCGGCTGCTGACCTCGCCGCGCCGCGAACTCCTCCGCCGCTGTCCGGCGCCCAGTTGCGTGCTGTTCTTCTCGGCCCTGCGCACGGGCCAGCAGTGGTGCAGCCCCGCCTGTGGGAACCGCGCCCGCGTGGCGCGGCACAGCGCCCGGACGCGCTGA
- a CDS encoding HPP family protein produces MTQTRPPAEAPAPARPWHATQAPPRPKALTTVVATASSVIALTLLVAVGEWSHQVLLIPPLAASMALIAGASQTPLGQPRSVIGGQLVSALTGFLVLAVLGQGVWSSGLAGGLALGAMLLLRVAHSPAAATAVIVAATATAPSAVPFLTLLAAATVLLVLVGLVGNRVNRQAYPVYWW; encoded by the coding sequence ATGACGCAGACCAGGCCCCCGGCCGAGGCCCCCGCCCCCGCGCGCCCCTGGCACGCGACGCAGGCGCCGCCCCGGCCGAAGGCGCTGACCACGGTGGTCGCCACGGCGAGCAGCGTGATCGCCCTGACCCTCCTGGTGGCGGTGGGGGAGTGGTCGCACCAGGTCCTGCTCATCCCGCCGCTGGCGGCCAGCATGGCGCTGATCGCGGGCGCCTCCCAGACACCCCTCGGGCAGCCCCGCAGCGTGATCGGCGGCCAGCTCGTCTCCGCCCTGACCGGCTTCCTGGTCCTCGCCGTCCTCGGCCAGGGCGTCTGGTCCTCCGGCCTCGCGGGCGGCCTGGCCCTCGGTGCGATGCTGCTCCTCCGCGTCGCCCACTCACCCGCCGCCGCGACCGCCGTGATCGTGGCCGCCACCGCCACCGCCCCCTCCGCCGTCCCCTTCCTCACCCTGCTGGCGGCGGCGACGGTCCTCCTGGTGCTGGTGGGCCTGGTCGGCAACCGGGTCAACAGGCAGGCGTATCCGGTCTACTGGTGGTGA
- a CDS encoding class I SAM-dependent methyltransferase codes for MPETPETTPGEAARFDALVAEADSVSVEGWDFSWLDGRATEQRPSWGYARAMGERMGRARAALDIQTGGGEVLASVPELPPLAVATESWPPNIARATALLHPRGVAVVADEDEPPLPFGDGAFDLVVSRHPVTTWWTEIARVLAPGGTYFSQQVGPASVFELVEYFLGPQPPEVRGARDPERARADAEAAGLDVVDLRAERLRTEFSDIGAVVYFLRKVIWMVPGFTVERYRPQLAALHHRLETEGPFVAHTTRFLIEARKPA; via the coding sequence ATGCCCGAAACACCCGAAACCACGCCCGGTGAAGCCGCCCGGTTCGACGCTCTCGTCGCCGAGGCGGACAGCGTCTCCGTCGAGGGGTGGGACTTCTCCTGGCTCGACGGGCGGGCCACCGAGCAGCGGCCCTCCTGGGGATACGCGCGGGCCATGGGGGAGCGGATGGGGCGGGCGCGGGCCGCGCTCGACATCCAGACGGGCGGGGGTGAGGTGCTGGCCTCCGTGCCGGAGCTGCCGCCGCTCGCCGTCGCCACCGAGTCCTGGCCGCCCAACATCGCCCGGGCCACGGCGTTGCTGCACCCGCGCGGGGTGGCCGTCGTGGCGGACGAGGACGAGCCGCCGCTGCCGTTCGGGGACGGGGCGTTCGACCTGGTGGTCAGCCGGCATCCGGTGACCACGTGGTGGACGGAGATCGCCCGGGTACTGGCCCCCGGCGGCACGTACTTCTCGCAACAGGTGGGCCCCGCGAGCGTCTTCGAGCTGGTCGAGTACTTCCTCGGGCCGCAGCCCCCGGAGGTGCGCGGCGCGCGCGACCCGGAGCGGGCGCGGGCCGACGCCGAGGCGGCCGGGCTCGACGTCGTGGACCTGCGGGCGGAACGGCTGCGCACCGAGTTCTCCGACATCGGGGCCGTCGTCTACTTCCTGCGCAAGGTGATCTGGATGGTGCCCGGCTTCACCGTCGAGCGGTACCGGCCCCAACTCGCCGCACTGCACCACCGCCTCGAAACCGAGGGCCCGTTCGTCGCCCACACCACCCGCTTCCTGATCGAGGCCCGCAAACCCGCGTGA
- the mgrA gene encoding L-glyceraldehyde 3-phosphate reductase gives MTDSSSPYQAAASRYDSMEYRRSGRSGLKLPAVSLGLWHNFGDDRALGSQRAILRRAFDLGVTHFDLANNYGPPAGSAELNFGKLFRQDFAPYRDELLVSTKAGYEMHPGPYGEWGSRKYLLSSLDASLKRMGLDYVDIFYSHRFDPETPLEETMGALASAVQQGKALYVGVSSYNAAQTAEAARLLREMGVPALIHQPSYSMINRWTEDDGLLDTLEAAGMGCISFVPLAQGLLTGKYLNGIPEGSRATQGKSLDPDLLSQEVVRRLNGLNDIARRRGQSLAQLALTWVLRDSRMTSALIGASSVGQLEENVAALAGPELSAEELKEIDVFAVDTEGTNIWAARG, from the coding sequence GTGACTGATTCCTCTTCCCCCTATCAGGCCGCCGCATCCCGCTACGACTCCATGGAGTACCGCCGCAGCGGACGCAGCGGTCTCAAGCTGCCGGCCGTCTCGCTCGGCCTCTGGCACAACTTCGGCGACGACCGGGCGCTCGGCTCCCAGCGGGCCATCCTGCGCCGCGCCTTCGATCTCGGTGTGACCCATTTCGACCTGGCCAACAACTACGGCCCGCCGGCCGGCTCGGCCGAGCTGAACTTCGGCAAGCTCTTCCGCCAGGACTTCGCCCCGTACCGGGACGAGCTGCTGGTCTCGACCAAGGCGGGGTACGAGATGCACCCCGGGCCTTACGGGGAGTGGGGCTCGCGCAAGTACCTGCTGTCGTCGCTGGACGCCTCGCTGAAGCGGATGGGCCTGGACTACGTCGACATCTTCTACTCGCACCGCTTCGACCCGGAGACCCCGCTGGAGGAGACGATGGGGGCGCTGGCCTCCGCCGTCCAGCAGGGCAAGGCGCTGTACGTGGGGGTGTCCTCGTACAACGCGGCGCAGACCGCCGAGGCGGCGCGGCTGCTGCGGGAGATGGGCGTCCCGGCCCTGATCCACCAGCCGTCCTACTCGATGATCAACCGCTGGACCGAGGACGACGGGCTCCTGGACACGCTGGAGGCGGCCGGGATGGGCTGCATCTCCTTCGTGCCGCTGGCCCAGGGGCTGCTGACCGGGAAGTACCTGAACGGCATCCCGGAGGGCTCGCGGGCCACGCAGGGCAAGTCGCTCGACCCGGACCTGCTGTCGCAGGAGGTGGTGCGGCGGCTGAACGGGCTGAACGACATCGCGCGCCGCCGGGGCCAGTCGCTCGCCCAGCTGGCCCTGACGTGGGTGCTGCGCGACAGCCGGATGACGTCCGCGCTGATCGGCGCGTCGAGCGTGGGGCAGCTGGAGGAGAACGTCGCGGCGCTGGCGGGCCCGGAGCTGTCGGCCGAGGAGCTGAAGGAGATCGACGTCTTCGCCGTCGACACCGAGGGCACCAACATCTGGGCCGCGCGGGGCTGA
- a CDS encoding isoprenyl transferase: MNLRDLVYGLYARRVEARLDHSQVPKHIGVILDGNRRWAKASGGTAAEGHQAGADKIKELLGWCSETDVEVVTLWLLSTDNFDRPESELTPLLGIIENTVRGLAADGRWRVHHVGTLDLLPAHTQTVLKEAEQATVGVDGILVNVAVGYGGRQEIADAVRSLLLDHSAKGTSFEDLAEIVSTDLISEHLYTRGQPDPDLVIRTSGEQRLSGFMLWQSAHSEYYFCEVFWPAFRRVDFLRALRDYAARHRRYGG, translated from the coding sequence GTGAACTTGCGCGACCTGGTGTACGGGCTCTACGCGCGCCGGGTGGAGGCCCGCCTCGACCATTCCCAGGTGCCCAAGCACATCGGCGTCATCCTCGACGGCAACCGGCGCTGGGCCAAGGCGTCCGGCGGCACGGCGGCCGAGGGCCACCAGGCCGGTGCCGACAAGATCAAGGAACTCCTCGGCTGGTGCAGTGAGACCGACGTCGAGGTCGTCACGCTCTGGCTGCTCTCCACCGACAACTTCGACCGGCCCGAGTCGGAGCTGACCCCGCTGCTCGGCATCATCGAGAACACGGTGCGCGGCCTGGCCGCGGACGGCCGCTGGCGGGTCCACCACGTCGGCACGCTCGACCTGCTGCCCGCCCACACCCAGACGGTCCTCAAGGAGGCCGAGCAGGCCACCGTCGGCGTCGACGGGATACTCGTCAACGTCGCCGTGGGCTACGGAGGCCGCCAGGAGATCGCGGACGCCGTGCGCTCCCTGCTCCTGGACCACTCCGCCAAGGGCACCTCCTTCGAGGACCTGGCCGAGATCGTCTCCACCGACCTGATCTCCGAGCACCTCTACACGCGCGGCCAGCCCGACCCCGACCTCGTCATCCGGACCAGCGGCGAGCAGCGCCTCTCCGGCTTCATGCTCTGGCAGAGCGCGCACTCGGAGTACTACTTCTGCGAGGTCTTCTGGCCGGCCTTCCGCCGGGTCGACTTCCTGCGGGCCCTGCGCGACTACGCCGCCCGCCACCGGCGCTACGGAGGCTAG
- a CDS encoding PhoH family protein, with protein MVTSTKRRLPDRRTYVLDTSVLLADPNAMARFDEHEVVLPVVVVTELEAKRHHPELGYFARQALRLLDDFRVRYGRLDAPIPLGDLGGTLRVELNHSDPGVLPAGYRLGDNDSRILAVARNLQAEGYDVTVVSKDLPLRIKASSVGLLAEEYRAELAITDSGWTGMAELSLAADQVDLLFTEETLYVPEAAELPVHTGLVLQSERGKALGRVTPEGNVRLVRGDREAFGIHGRSAEQRIALDLLLDQEVGIVSLGGRAGTGKSALALCAGLEAVLERGQHKKVMVFRPLYAVGGQELGYLPGSEAEKMSPWAQAVFDTLSAVSGREVIEEVLGRGMLEILPLTHIRGRSLHDAFVIVDEAQSLERNVLLTVLSRIGTNSRVVLTHDVAQRDNLRVGRYDGVVAVVEKLKGHPLFAHVTLTRSERSRIAALVTEMLEEGQI; from the coding sequence GTGGTGACCAGCACAAAGCGCCGCCTGCCCGACAGGCGCACCTACGTTCTCGACACCAGCGTCCTGCTGGCCGATCCGAACGCCATGGCCCGCTTCGACGAGCACGAGGTCGTGCTCCCCGTTGTCGTGGTCACGGAACTGGAGGCCAAACGGCACCATCCGGAGCTCGGCTACTTCGCCCGCCAGGCCCTGCGCCTGCTGGACGACTTCCGGGTCCGCTACGGCCGGCTGGACGCGCCGATCCCCCTCGGGGATCTCGGCGGGACGCTCCGCGTCGAGCTCAACCACTCCGATCCCGGCGTCCTTCCCGCCGGCTACCGGTTGGGGGACAACGACTCACGGATCCTGGCGGTCGCGCGCAACCTCCAGGCCGAGGGGTACGACGTCACGGTCGTCTCCAAGGACCTCCCGCTGCGCATCAAGGCGTCATCGGTCGGCCTCCTCGCCGAGGAGTACCGCGCGGAGCTGGCGATCACCGACTCCGGCTGGACGGGGATGGCCGAACTGTCCCTCGCCGCCGACCAGGTGGACCTGCTCTTCACCGAGGAGACGCTGTACGTCCCCGAGGCCGCCGAGCTGCCCGTGCACACCGGCCTGGTCCTCCAGTCCGAACGCGGCAAGGCCCTCGGCCGGGTCACGCCCGAGGGCAATGTGCGGCTCGTCCGCGGCGACCGGGAGGCGTTCGGCATCCACGGCCGCAGCGCCGAACAGCGGATCGCCCTGGACCTGCTGCTCGACCAGGAGGTCGGCATCGTCTCGCTGGGCGGCCGGGCCGGCACCGGCAAGTCGGCGCTGGCGCTCTGCGCGGGGCTCGAAGCGGTGCTGGAGCGCGGGCAGCACAAGAAGGTGATGGTCTTCCGCCCGCTGTACGCGGTGGGCGGGCAGGAGCTCGGCTATCTCCCCGGCAGCGAGGCCGAGAAGATGAGCCCCTGGGCGCAGGCCGTCTTCGACACCCTCTCGGCCGTCTCCGGGCGCGAGGTCATCGAGGAGGTGCTGGGGCGCGGGATGCTGGAGATCCTGCCGCTCACCCACATCCGGGGCCGTTCCCTGCACGACGCCTTCGTGATCGTGGACGAGGCCCAGTCGCTCGAACGGAACGTCCTGCTGACCGTGTTGTCCAGGATCGGCACGAATTCCCGGGTCGTCCTCACGCATGACGTGGCCCAGCGGGACAACCTCAGGGTCGGCCGGTACGACGGAGTGGTCGCCGTGGTCGAGAAGCTGAAGGGGCATCCGCTCTTCGCCCATGTGACGCTCACGCGTTCGGAGCGTTCCCGCATCGCCGCACTGGTGACCGAAATGCTGGAGGAAGGTCAGATCTGA
- a CDS encoding transglycosylase SLT domain-containing protein, producing MSRISVRGFAVASATAVTTVGAVVGVASGSTPAADDNNFEATAADTTLLADIPAGQQAQVQTASLTQQADAQASAADAAAKKSAEETARVQAAKDAKSKKQAAEDKLERERQAKKDKEAQERASRSEVRSTSFAVQGSYTVAEVQAIARQIVPADQFQCFSNIVNHESSWNYRASNPSSGAYGLVQALPGSKMASAGADWMTNPATQIKWGLSYMSSPRYKSPCGAWAFWQANHWY from the coding sequence GTGAGCCGGATTTCGGTCCGGGGGTTCGCCGTGGCATCTGCCACCGCGGTCACCACCGTAGGCGCCGTCGTAGGCGTTGCATCGGGCAGCACTCCTGCTGCCGACGACAACAACTTCGAGGCGACCGCAGCCGACACCACGCTGCTCGCAGACATTCCCGCGGGCCAGCAGGCCCAGGTGCAGACCGCTTCGCTGACGCAGCAGGCCGACGCCCAGGCGTCCGCGGCCGACGCCGCGGCGAAGAAGTCCGCGGAGGAGACCGCCCGCGTCCAGGCCGCCAAGGACGCGAAGTCCAAGAAGCAGGCCGCCGAGGACAAGCTGGAGCGCGAGCGCCAGGCGAAGAAGGACAAGGAAGCCCAGGAGCGCGCAAGCCGCTCCGAGGTCCGTTCCACGTCGTTCGCCGTGCAGGGCTCCTACACCGTGGCCGAGGTCCAGGCCATCGCGCGGCAGATCGTGCCGGCCGACCAGTTCCAGTGCTTCAGCAACATCGTGAACCACGAGTCGAGCTGGAACTACCGGGCGAGCAACCCGTCTTCCGGTGCCTACGGTCTCGTACAGGCCCTCCCCGGCTCCAAGATGGCTTCGGCCGGCGCCGACTGGATGACCAACCCGGCCACCCAGATCAAGTGGGGCCTCAGCTACATGAGCAGCCCGCGCTACAAGAGCCCGTGCGGCGCCTGGGCCTTCTGGCAGGCCAACCACTGGTACTAG